The Alkalihalobacillus sp. TS-13 genome contains a region encoding:
- the hemY gene encoding protoporphyrinogen oxidase yields the protein MKHVVIVGGGITGLSAAFSLQNQIEDKNLPIRVTLIEAENRLGGKIRTEYHDDFVIERGPDSYLKRKKAMTDLIERLGLDYDLVNNHAGQAYILHGTNLYPMPEGAVMGVPTEISPFLASGLFSLKGKARAGLDLVLPKSRTKGDQSVGAFFKRRLGDEVVENLIEPLLSGVYAGNIDKISLESTFPQFQDIESQYRSLIMGMKQTKPKKSEKSSKGAFLTLKKGLSSLVKALEDSLAGRVELKIGTTVEGLNKSDSGYALHLSDGAQIEADEVVMTVPARKAAKFFNDDIKELIGEVPATSVATIAMAFPESAIPGSFDGTGFVISKKSPFTITACTWTNLKWPHTTPAGHVLLRCYVGREHDQAIVDESDETILSKTLADLQKIMKIEDKPEFYYVTRWKKAMPQYLVGHLERKKQLHERMEKHYPGIQITGASLDGIGLPDCVVAGENAADKVIKTLTEKAI from the coding sequence ATGAAACACGTTGTTATTGTCGGTGGAGGGATTACAGGCCTTTCCGCCGCTTTTTCTTTACAAAACCAAATAGAAGATAAGAATCTTCCAATCAGGGTTACTCTCATTGAAGCTGAAAACCGTTTAGGCGGGAAAATCCGCACCGAGTATCATGATGACTTCGTGATCGAGCGTGGTCCAGACTCTTATTTGAAACGTAAAAAAGCGATGACGGATCTTATTGAAAGGCTGGGGCTCGACTATGATCTTGTAAACAATCATGCGGGGCAAGCTTACATTCTTCACGGTACAAACCTCTATCCGATGCCTGAAGGGGCAGTAATGGGTGTGCCGACGGAAATCAGTCCATTCTTGGCAAGTGGTTTGTTCTCATTAAAAGGAAAAGCACGTGCTGGGCTGGATCTTGTCTTACCTAAAAGTCGTACCAAAGGAGATCAATCTGTTGGTGCCTTTTTCAAACGTCGACTAGGTGATGAAGTGGTTGAAAACTTAATTGAACCTCTGTTGTCTGGTGTTTATGCAGGAAATATCGATAAAATCAGTTTGGAGTCGACATTCCCGCAATTCCAGGATATCGAATCACAGTACCGAAGCTTGATTATGGGAATGAAGCAAACCAAGCCAAAGAAAAGTGAAAAATCCTCTAAGGGTGCCTTTTTGACGTTGAAAAAGGGACTGTCTTCCTTAGTGAAAGCATTGGAAGATTCCCTTGCTGGTCGAGTGGAGTTGAAAATCGGCACAACAGTGGAAGGATTGAACAAATCCGATAGTGGATATGCACTGCATCTTTCTGATGGGGCACAGATTGAGGCTGATGAGGTGGTCATGACGGTGCCAGCTAGGAAAGCAGCGAAATTTTTCAACGATGATATTAAAGAACTGATCGGTGAGGTTCCTGCTACGTCAGTAGCAACAATAGCGATGGCCTTTCCTGAGTCAGCCATCCCCGGATCTTTTGATGGAACGGGTTTTGTCATATCCAAGAAATCACCGTTTACAATTACGGCATGTACATGGACAAACTTGAAATGGCCGCATACGACACCAGCAGGACACGTCTTGTTAAGGTGTTATGTGGGGAGGGAACATGATCAAGCAATAGTTGATGAATCTGATGAAACGATTCTTTCAAAAACATTGGCAGACTTGCAGAAAATCATGAAGATCGAGGACAAACCGGAGTTTTATTACGTCACTCGATGGAAGAAAGCGATGCCGCAGTATCTTGTCGGGCATCTTGAACGGAAAAAACAATTGCATGAACGAATGGAAAAACACTATCCTGGAATACAGATTACCGGAGCATCTCTGGATGGAATCGGACTTCCTGATTGTGTAGTCGCTGGAGAAAATGCAGCAGACAAAGTGATCAAGACTTTGACAGAAAAGGCAATTTAA
- a CDS encoding ATP-binding protein has protein sequence MAELLKPIFVNISIIVSLTFIANLIYPFNAKGGTSFKQKLFFGIISSIAALSCMYYPIDGFRSTVFDLRTVPLIVVTLYAGLTPGVMCSLVIIFSRLSIGGEYAWVGVLITIVALLIGFAYSQLFNEALKKWKPGLLAGFLFFLFYVLILNIYVDFLPIQFYLIYFIAFYSTYFLLIFLIDRLIRINLQLEETIYLGKLSVVGQMAASIAHEIRNPLTTVRGMVQFLSLHTEDRQLKQHAPLMIDELDRSNKIISDYLSLVKPSEMKLSDVDLKQVVENIAHLLSPLGAFNNVMIKTELSEPFYVKADEQQLKQCLINLIKNGIEAIDGGGTIHVRCQQNTSNSVDLLIEDTGKGMTHEDLQKVGLPFYTTKTKGTGLGTMITYRLVNNMKGSIVYNSVPDKGTTVTVRLPLAREDKN, from the coding sequence ATGGCCGAATTACTAAAACCGATCTTTGTTAACATTTCAATTATAGTTTCATTAACCTTTATTGCGAATCTAATCTATCCATTCAATGCAAAGGGTGGGACTTCCTTTAAACAAAAGTTGTTCTTCGGGATAATCAGTTCAATAGCTGCACTTAGCTGCATGTATTATCCGATTGATGGCTTTAGGTCAACTGTTTTCGATCTACGGACAGTACCTTTGATCGTCGTGACCCTTTATGCGGGGCTGACTCCTGGAGTGATGTGCAGTCTGGTGATCATTTTTAGCCGTTTAAGCATCGGTGGTGAATACGCCTGGGTTGGTGTGCTGATTACGATTGTGGCACTTTTGATAGGATTCGCCTATTCGCAATTGTTCAATGAAGCTCTTAAGAAATGGAAGCCTGGATTGCTTGCAGGATTTTTATTTTTTCTTTTTTATGTTCTCATCCTTAATATTTATGTCGATTTTTTACCTATCCAGTTTTATCTCATTTATTTCATCGCTTTCTATTCGACTTATTTTCTATTGATTTTCTTAATTGACAGATTGATAAGGATCAATCTGCAGTTGGAAGAGACGATTTATTTGGGAAAGCTTTCAGTAGTTGGACAAATGGCAGCATCAATTGCCCATGAAATTCGTAACCCTCTTACGACTGTCCGTGGAATGGTCCAGTTCCTTTCCCTTCATACAGAAGACCGGCAGTTGAAACAGCATGCTCCTTTGATGATTGATGAGCTGGACAGGAGCAATAAAATCATTTCAGATTACCTTTCTTTAGTGAAACCCAGTGAAATGAAACTTAGTGATGTTGACTTGAAACAAGTTGTTGAGAATATTGCCCATTTATTATCTCCACTAGGTGCTTTCAATAATGTAATGATTAAAACAGAGCTTTCGGAACCTTTTTATGTGAAAGCAGATGAACAACAATTGAAACAGTGCTTGATCAACTTGATAAAAAATGGGATTGAAGCAATCGATGGCGGCGGCACGATTCATGTAAGGTGCCAACAGAATACTTCCAATTCTGTAGATCTTTTGATAGAAGATACCGGTAAAGGAATGACCCATGAAGATCTGCAAAAGGTGGGTCTCCCATTCTATACGACTAAAACAAAAGGGACAGGCTTAGGGACGATGATTACCTATCGATTAGTCAATAATATGAAGGGATCGATCGTTTATAACAGTGTTCCAGATAAAGGAACAACTGTAACCGTCAGACTCCCTCTTGCTAGAGAAGATAAAAATTGA
- a CDS encoding CapA family protein, whose amino-acid sequence MKVFFGLCVSLVLLLMSCSLPSVAPIEVEVDPPTKKQSQKQTNNQSNKPTTKISEKPIKTADAIVNPITISFTGDILLDSRVGAAIEQSGVDYPYQSVKHILQKSDITVGNLETSVSRRGTPEEKLFAFRSKPETLKGLADAGYDMVSIANNHTLDYGTEALFDTMDHLKNHGIGYSGAGKNEEEAFTAYYKTVNGKKVAILGLGRVLPYADWAAQPDRPGIASAYTYEPMMKYVKKAVENSDHAIVYIHWNKERADYPEDYAREMARKFIDAGVSAVMGSHSHSLMGIEYYDGAPIFYSLGNFVFTQSKSPKGQESMIVNLSFDGDEIKPNIIPAKIINYQPTLMDDAYNQSIIDKLNQLSYNARIDQNGNVESEE is encoded by the coding sequence ATGAAAGTATTTTTTGGTTTATGTGTTTCTTTAGTCCTTTTGCTTATGAGTTGCTCACTTCCTTCTGTGGCACCGATAGAGGTTGAAGTCGACCCTCCTACTAAGAAGCAATCCCAAAAACAAACGAATAATCAATCCAATAAACCTACTACTAAAATTTCCGAAAAACCTATAAAAACAGCTGATGCAATAGTCAATCCTATCACAATTTCATTTACTGGAGACATCCTTTTGGATAGTCGAGTTGGAGCAGCAATCGAACAATCTGGTGTAGATTATCCCTATCAATCTGTCAAGCACATACTACAGAAATCAGATATTACAGTAGGGAATCTTGAAACGTCCGTATCGAGACGCGGGACCCCTGAAGAGAAACTATTTGCTTTCCGTTCGAAGCCGGAAACACTGAAGGGTCTTGCAGACGCGGGTTATGATATGGTAAGCATCGCTAACAACCATACCCTTGATTACGGAACGGAAGCCTTATTCGATACGATGGATCATTTGAAAAATCATGGGATAGGGTATAGCGGTGCAGGAAAGAACGAAGAAGAAGCCTTTACAGCTTATTACAAGACAGTGAATGGAAAGAAAGTTGCCATTCTTGGTCTAGGCAGGGTACTGCCATATGCAGACTGGGCTGCTCAACCAGATCGACCTGGAATCGCTTCTGCATATACTTATGAGCCGATGATGAAGTATGTAAAGAAAGCTGTTGAAAATTCCGACCATGCGATTGTTTACATACATTGGAATAAAGAAAGAGCAGATTACCCTGAAGACTATGCCCGAGAAATGGCGAGGAAGTTCATCGATGCAGGAGTTTCGGCTGTAATGGGAAGCCATAGCCATTCATTGATGGGGATCGAATACTATGATGGGGCTCCTATTTTTTATAGTCTAGGGAACTTCGTATTCACTCAATCTAAAAGCCCTAAAGGTCAAGAGTCAATGATTGTCAATCTCTCTTTTGACGGTGATGAAATAAAGCCTAATATCATTCCAGCTAAAATCATCAACTATCAACCAACGTTGATGGATGATGCCTATAACCAGTCAATTATCGATAAACTTAACCAACTATCCTATAATGCTCGCATCGATCAAAATGGAAATGTTGAATCTGAAGAATAG
- a CDS encoding transglycosylase domain-containing protein: MSRFQNKKQARQAKSQKGYFKVFLSTFLVFLIILVAGGVTGLAFIQDAPDLTEKELKYANSSTIYDMNGEKIAELAGSEHRIPINIENVPQHVKQAFMAIEDARFREHFGLDLKRIGGAALANLKEGWGSEGGSTITQQVVKNTYLSPEKTIKRKIQEAYLAVKLERKYSKDQILEMYLNRIYFGNGAYGLGAAADVYFGKSVEELTVAEAALLAGLPQRPNGYDPIKHPENALERRSIVLSSMKKQGFISKSEEKKANATKLEEILYKKPENKGYQAFVDHVIDELLNKGYNESELYTGGLKIYTTLDPEAQTYTEKMMIGNDVIPYPNDDFKAGIVLLDTKTGAIRAIGGNRNPEEKDIQRGYNYATDIKRQPGSTIKPILDYGPAIEYEKWSTYHQIEDEELEINGKEFKNYDDKFHGMLSMREALVKSYNIPAIKAFMEVGGERTKKFAENVGISLEHAYPSYAIGGFGDNDGVSPLHMAGAYAAFGNQGMYNHPHTVTKIVYPTGETKEFETKGQKAMNQYTAYMVTDMLKDVVREGTGTLANIEGLPLAGKTGTTNPPDGIKEGSTDSWFVGYTTQYTAAVWTGYEQTSAEQYVTKKDSDIAKLLFKQVMSHVSKNTETEDFVKPSTVEEVKIDERNGQKASSHTPSSSTITELFVKGTDIPSAYKPPKKDDDEKEDTDKKKEDSDEDSSEGNEDADSDGGSGDDDGSGGDDESGDDNGSGGDDGSGDDDGSGDDNGSGGDDGSGDDNGSGGDDGSGDDDGSGGDDGSGDDNGSGGDDGSGDDNGSGGDDGSGGDDGSGDDGGSGGDGGSGGDDGSGDDGGSGGNDGNGNSGSDDDTSDNSAEDTSSSSNSDDRSDESEDND, encoded by the coding sequence ATGTCCCGTTTTCAAAACAAGAAACAAGCAAGACAAGCGAAGAGTCAAAAAGGATATTTTAAAGTATTTCTTTCGACCTTCCTCGTTTTTTTAATCATATTAGTCGCAGGCGGAGTGACTGGACTCGCCTTTATTCAAGATGCTCCGGATTTGACAGAAAAAGAATTGAAGTATGCCAATTCTTCTACGATTTATGATATGAACGGCGAAAAGATCGCTGAGCTGGCAGGTAGTGAGCATCGTATTCCAATCAACATCGAGAATGTACCCCAACACGTAAAGCAAGCATTTATGGCGATAGAGGATGCTAGATTTAGAGAACACTTCGGGTTGGATCTTAAAAGGATCGGCGGCGCAGCTCTAGCTAACCTAAAAGAAGGCTGGGGTTCTGAAGGTGGCAGTACAATCACCCAGCAAGTCGTGAAGAATACATATTTGTCCCCGGAAAAGACAATCAAGCGAAAGATTCAAGAAGCTTATTTAGCCGTAAAGTTGGAACGGAAGTACTCAAAAGATCAGATTTTGGAAATGTACCTCAACCGAATCTATTTCGGAAATGGTGCTTATGGTCTAGGAGCCGCTGCAGATGTATATTTCGGTAAAAGTGTCGAAGAGTTGACCGTCGCAGAAGCTGCTCTTCTTGCTGGTCTGCCCCAAAGGCCTAATGGTTATGACCCAATCAAACATCCAGAAAATGCACTTGAGAGAAGAAGTATCGTACTTTCATCAATGAAAAAACAAGGGTTCATATCAAAATCAGAAGAAAAAAAGGCGAACGCGACTAAGTTAGAAGAAATCCTCTATAAAAAACCTGAAAACAAAGGATATCAGGCTTTTGTCGATCATGTCATCGATGAATTGCTTAACAAAGGATACAATGAAAGTGAACTCTATACTGGCGGCTTGAAGATTTATACGACACTTGATCCTGAAGCTCAAACCTATACTGAAAAAATGATGATTGGAAATGATGTGATACCTTATCCGAATGATGACTTCAAAGCCGGGATCGTGCTCCTGGATACGAAGACAGGAGCAATCCGGGCAATCGGTGGTAATCGAAATCCTGAAGAAAAAGATATCCAACGCGGGTACAACTATGCGACCGATATCAAACGTCAACCTGGTTCTACGATTAAACCTATTTTGGACTATGGACCCGCAATTGAATATGAAAAATGGTCTACGTATCACCAGATTGAAGATGAAGAACTAGAAATCAATGGCAAAGAATTCAAGAACTATGACGATAAGTTCCATGGCATGTTATCGATGAGAGAGGCACTCGTAAAGTCGTATAATATCCCTGCAATCAAAGCATTCATGGAGGTTGGCGGAGAACGTACCAAAAAATTTGCTGAAAATGTTGGTATTTCCCTGGAACATGCCTATCCTTCCTATGCGATTGGCGGATTCGGCGATAACGATGGTGTGTCACCTCTTCACATGGCTGGCGCATATGCTGCCTTCGGAAACCAGGGGATGTACAATCATCCTCACACTGTGACAAAAATCGTTTATCCGACCGGTGAAACGAAAGAGTTCGAAACTAAAGGACAAAAGGCTATGAATCAATACACTGCCTACATGGTCACGGATATGTTGAAGGATGTAGTACGTGAAGGGACCGGTACCCTCGCCAACATCGAAGGATTGCCGTTAGCTGGTAAAACCGGTACTACCAATCCTCCAGACGGAATTAAAGAGGGTTCTACAGATTCATGGTTTGTCGGCTATACGACCCAATATACCGCCGCTGTCTGGACCGGTTATGAACAAACATCAGCTGAACAGTATGTAACAAAGAAAGACTCTGACATTGCCAAACTACTGTTCAAGCAAGTCATGTCGCATGTTTCAAAGAATACTGAAACAGAGGATTTTGTAAAGCCTTCGACTGTGGAGGAAGTGAAGATCGATGAACGGAATGGACAAAAAGCTTCAAGCCATACACCTTCATCAAGTACCATTACTGAACTGTTCGTAAAAGGAACCGACATACCAAGTGCGTATAAACCGCCTAAGAAAGACGATGACGAGAAAGAAGATACTGATAAGAAAAAAGAAGACTCTGATGAAGATTCATCAGAGGGAAATGAAGATGCGGATTCTGATGGAGGGTCTGGTGATGATGACGGGTCCGGTGGCGACGATGAATCCGGTGATGACAACGGATCTGGTGGTGACGATGGGTCCGGTGATGACGATGGATCCGGTGATGACAACGGATCTGGTGGCGACGATGGATCCGGTGATGACAACGGATCTGGTGGTGACGATGGGTCCGGTGATGACGATGGATCCGGTGGCGACGATGGATCCGGTGATGACAACGGATCTGGTGGTGACGATGGGTCCGGTGATGACAACGGATCTGGTGGTGACGATGGGTCCGGTGGCGACGATGGATCCGGTGATGATGGCGGATCTGGCGGTGACGGAGGGTCCGGTGGCGACGATGGATCCGGTGATGATGGCGGATCTGGCGGTAACGATGGTAATGGTAACAGTGGGTCAGATGATGACACTAGTGACAATAGTGCTGAAGATACCTCTTCCAGCAGCAATTCCGATGACCGTTCAGATGAATCTGAAGATAACGATTAA
- a CDS encoding ABC transporter ATP-binding protein: MIEFKQVSKTFPDGFQALKNINLHINKGELVTLIGPSGCGKTTTMKMINRLLEPSSGEIHVDGENIKNQNPVQLRRNIGYVIQQIGLFPHMTIEDNVALVPKMKGWSKDKYIRRVDELLDLVGLEPKVFKKRYPSELSGGQQQRIGVIRALAAEPPVVLMDEPFSALDPISREQLQDELVALQDNIHKTIVFVTHDMDEALKIADRIAIMDSGEIIQLDTPDQILRHPANQFVEEFIGEERMNKEIGGKTAKSLMLSKVATVKPNRGLAEALQIMKTYSVDSLMVTSSKDVLEGVLELSVLEAHYGEETKIVENIMSQVSHFVTPEALYTDIAEIFAKHQVKTIPVLKEGKLAGLITKSSMMRGLAGMKQTV; this comes from the coding sequence ATGATCGAGTTCAAACAAGTCAGTAAAACCTTCCCCGATGGATTCCAAGCGTTGAAAAACATCAACCTTCATATCAACAAGGGAGAGCTGGTGACGTTGATCGGCCCGAGTGGGTGCGGAAAAACGACTACGATGAAAATGATCAATCGCTTATTGGAACCTAGCAGCGGGGAGATACATGTGGATGGGGAGAATATCAAAAATCAGAATCCCGTCCAGCTTAGAAGAAATATCGGTTATGTTATCCAGCAAATCGGTCTATTTCCTCATATGACCATAGAAGATAATGTGGCCCTTGTACCGAAAATGAAAGGATGGTCTAAAGATAAATACATACGTCGAGTAGATGAACTCCTGGACCTTGTCGGACTTGAGCCAAAAGTATTTAAAAAACGATATCCTTCTGAATTGAGCGGTGGTCAACAACAGCGTATCGGGGTCATAAGAGCCTTAGCTGCTGAACCGCCTGTCGTGCTCATGGATGAACCATTCAGTGCATTGGACCCTATCAGTAGGGAGCAATTGCAGGATGAACTTGTAGCGTTGCAGGATAACATCCACAAGACGATCGTATTTGTTACACATGATATGGACGAAGCCCTGAAGATCGCAGACAGGATCGCGATCATGGATAGTGGTGAAATCATACAATTAGATACACCTGATCAAATATTGAGGCACCCTGCCAATCAATTCGTAGAAGAGTTCATTGGGGAAGAGCGGATGAATAAAGAGATTGGTGGAAAGACTGCAAAATCCTTAATGCTCTCCAAAGTTGCGACCGTCAAACCGAACCGTGGACTTGCGGAAGCCTTACAAATCATGAAAACATATTCGGTCGATAGTCTGATGGTTACGAGCAGTAAAGACGTACTTGAAGGTGTGTTGGAGCTTTCAGTTTTGGAAGCGCATTATGGTGAGGAAACCAAAATAGTTGAAAACATCATGTCACAAGTTTCGCATTTTGTAACACCCGAAGCCCTTTATACTGACATTGCAGAAATCTTCGCAAAACATCAGGTCAAGACCATCCCAGTACTTAAAGAAGGCAAGCTAGCGGGTTTGATAACAAAGTCAAGCATGATGAGAGGACTTGCCGGAATGAAACAAACCGTATAG
- a CDS encoding ABC transporter permease gives MDWNSFINTFINRWPTILTALEEHLYLSFVSILIGILISVPLGIIISRLKKIAEIVIGITAIFQTIPSLALFGFLLPVFGIGSTPAIIALMIYALLPILRNTYTGIVGVDDALIQAGKGMGMTSWQILWKIELPLALPVIMAGIRTATVLTIGVATLATFIGAGGLGDVIYRGLSTLNNELVLAGAIPAALLAIFFDSILKGIERIVTPKGLRKQD, from the coding sequence TTGGACTGGAACAGTTTTATAAACACATTCATTAATAGATGGCCGACTATTCTTACGGCACTTGAAGAGCATTTATATCTCTCGTTCGTTTCAATTTTGATAGGAATTTTGATTTCTGTACCATTGGGGATTATCATCTCCAGATTGAAAAAAATCGCAGAAATCGTCATCGGGATCACAGCCATTTTCCAAACCATCCCAAGCTTAGCCTTATTCGGGTTTCTCCTTCCGGTTTTTGGAATAGGGAGCACGCCAGCGATCATTGCATTGATGATCTATGCACTTTTACCGATTTTAAGAAATACATACACAGGGATTGTTGGTGTCGACGATGCTTTGATCCAGGCTGGTAAAGGAATGGGAATGACATCGTGGCAAATACTATGGAAAATCGAACTTCCTTTGGCCTTGCCTGTCATCATGGCAGGGATCCGAACAGCAACTGTATTGACAATCGGAGTTGCAACGCTGGCAACCTTCATTGGAGCTGGTGGTTTAGGTGATGTCATCTACAGAGGATTAAGTACATTGAATAACGAGCTGGTTTTAGCAGGTGCGATTCCAGCTGCATTGCTTGCGATCTTTTTTGACTCGATTTTGAAAGGTATTGAACGGATCGTTACGCCAAAAGGGCTTAGAAAACAAGACTAG
- a CDS encoding glycine betaine ABC transporter substrate-binding protein → MLKKTLLPILLLMLIIAGCGGGGAGGDTLVISGKKWTEQYILPHLMAEYIKGNTDYDVQVKEGLGEVDVLTKAMESGDIDMYVEYSGTGYLAVLKEKYNPDQSPEEVYEATKKGYKEEKDIVWLPPLGFENNYGLAMTEETYNQLGVKTTSELAKKKSDDLVFAAPPEFYERPDGYDPYVKTYDLNFKSKESLDPNLMYNAVKDGEVDLITAFTTDGRIERFNLKVLEDDKNFFPPYYAAPVIRQEALDKFPEVEKVMKNLEGKISSEEMAEMNANVDIDNEDPQQVAIDFLKQKGLID, encoded by the coding sequence ATGTTGAAAAAGACATTGTTACCGATATTACTATTGATGTTGATTATTGCTGGCTGTGGAGGCGGAGGAGCTGGAGGTGATACTCTGGTCATCTCCGGTAAGAAATGGACAGAGCAATATATCCTTCCTCATTTGATGGCTGAATATATCAAAGGCAACACGGATTATGATGTACAAGTGAAAGAAGGTCTTGGAGAAGTTGATGTATTGACAAAGGCGATGGAAAGCGGAGATATCGACATGTATGTTGAGTATTCCGGGACAGGTTATCTAGCTGTTCTTAAGGAAAAGTATAATCCTGATCAATCCCCTGAAGAGGTTTATGAAGCAACGAAAAAAGGATATAAGGAAGAAAAGGATATTGTATGGCTGCCCCCGCTAGGGTTCGAAAACAACTATGGGTTAGCGATGACGGAAGAAACCTATAATCAATTAGGTGTTAAAACAACGTCAGAACTAGCGAAAAAAAAATCTGATGACCTTGTTTTCGCAGCACCACCGGAATTCTATGAAAGACCGGATGGATATGATCCATATGTCAAAACATACGATCTTAACTTCAAAAGTAAGGAAAGTCTGGATCCGAACTTGATGTATAACGCAGTCAAGGATGGAGAGGTCGATCTCATTACGGCATTCACCACAGACGGACGAATTGAACGCTTTAACTTGAAAGTGTTGGAGGATGACAAGAACTTCTTCCCACCATACTATGCTGCACCAGTGATCCGCCAGGAAGCTTTGGATAAATTCCCTGAAGTCGAAAAAGTGATGAAGAACTTGGAAGGTAAGATTTCTTCAGAAGAAATGGCTGAAATGAATGCAAACGTAGACATCGATAACGAAGATCCACAACAAGTCGCAATCGACTTCCTGAAACAAAAAGGGCTGATTGATTAA
- a CDS encoding S8 family serine peptidase has protein sequence MKRISSIILSTALIIGLFFAAQSNHQAQASSIEIDDALTNVLSAAGNQFIVEAVITYDAMPSAEEIEELEDFGLTTKTFKNLPMVAIQGTKLEVDSLLSSGINALSIFYNKNLEYKLRDSRQLIGTEQVWNDLGYTGEGTTVAVIDSGIDATHPDLPLGDKVVQNVKFLVGNSLFSDGSESLYLENVANTDTSSGHGTHVAGTIAGNGTSSDGLYTGVAPDAKLVGLGTGEAISVLWALEAFDYVLENQDEYSIDIISNSWGTTGDYSPNDPINVASKAAYDAGMVVAFAAGNEGPDNDTLNPYSAAPWVISVAAGTKDKQLADFSSRGIPGDELIHPDITAPGVDIVAAKSSTGLVMNLLGTTTDITYIDAAHLPYYTTASGTSMATPHISGVAALMLEANSGLTPDGVFDALTNTADPMDGYELHEAGAGYVNAYEAVKAVEK, from the coding sequence ATGAAGAGAATCAGTTCAATTATTCTAAGCACAGCTTTGATCATTGGATTGTTTTTTGCAGCTCAATCCAATCACCAGGCGCAGGCATCTTCGATCGAAATTGATGATGCTCTTACTAATGTGCTGAGTGCAGCGGGTAACCAGTTCATCGTCGAAGCGGTTATCACGTATGACGCTATGCCGTCAGCTGAAGAAATTGAAGAACTTGAAGATTTCGGTTTGACAACAAAAACGTTCAAGAATCTGCCGATGGTCGCAATCCAAGGAACAAAATTAGAAGTAGATTCATTATTGTCATCTGGAATCAATGCACTTTCAATCTTTTATAATAAAAATTTGGAGTATAAGCTTCGTGACAGTCGCCAATTGATTGGTACTGAGCAGGTATGGAATGACTTGGGGTATACCGGCGAGGGAACAACAGTCGCTGTCATCGATAGTGGAATAGACGCAACACACCCTGATCTTCCTCTAGGGGACAAAGTCGTCCAAAACGTAAAATTCTTAGTAGGGAATAGCTTGTTTTCTGACGGATCTGAGTCACTTTATTTAGAGAATGTAGCGAATACCGATACATCCTCTGGTCACGGAACACACGTTGCAGGTACGATTGCAGGTAATGGTACATCAAGTGATGGGTTATACACGGGCGTCGCTCCTGATGCGAAACTTGTCGGACTAGGTACTGGGGAAGCGATCAGTGTACTCTGGGCGCTTGAAGCTTTTGATTATGTATTGGAAAACCAGGATGAATACAGTATCGACATCATCAGTAACAGCTGGGGAACGACAGGAGATTATTCTCCGAATGATCCGATCAATGTAGCGAGTAAGGCAGCCTATGATGCAGGGATGGTTGTAGCCTTTGCAGCTGGAAACGAAGGACCTGATAACGATACACTTAATCCTTATTCTGCAGCACCCTGGGTCATCTCAGTAGCTGCAGGAACAAAGGACAAACAACTAGCTGATTTTTCTTCAAGAGGGATTCCAGGGGATGAGCTCATCCACCCGGATATTACCGCACCAGGTGTCGATATTGTTGCAGCGAAATCATCTACAGGATTAGTGATGAACCTTCTTGGCACAACGACAGACATCACGTACATCGATGCAGCTCACCTTCCATATTACACGACTGCAAGCGGTACAAGCATGGCAACACCTCATATATCCGGAGTAGCAGCGTTGATGCTGGAAGCAAACTCTGGCTTAACGCCAGATGGCGTATTCGATGCACTCACCAATACAGCTGATCCTATGGATGGATATGAACTTCATGAAGCAGGAGCAGGTTATGTAAATGCTTATGAAGCTGTAAAAGCTGTTGAAAAATAA